In Desulfobotulus mexicanus, the following are encoded in one genomic region:
- a CDS encoding DUF3683 domain-containing protein: MNVNYREIPYNYTSADDRQVICQILGNDIWQVLENLRSQRVTGRSAQLLMRFAGDLFILRRNPFVYEDLINSRRRQQEFFTNVKKDLKAVAEAALNSDVQIVLDRCHTRLEELQKEIREIKALRRKVKKRLAPITGEESIYFDPFSLNSHATDATDWRLCLPFAVIRPSGEDQIPKVLAAIGDMGMHAIPRGAGTGLTGGSVPVRERCLMVNTEKLNHIHGIEDQPFTGDDGIEKHMPVIRLEAGVVTEAAMKAAEARNLVFATDPTSAWACTIGGNIAENAGGKTAVLWGTAIDNLVAFKIAMPDGRFLEVRRTNHPMRKIQPEDVVAYAVKDLKTMHTEEIRILGSEIRKPGLWKDITNKALAGVPGIQKEGCDGVITSAEFILYEAYEEKATCCLEFFGKDMEEASRVIVALSETFENRGEEALMALEHFDDEYIKAIGYKVKAARSEIPKAVLLVDMVAHSPEQLERGKENLAQLLGPYPNTEIFFAKDKAESTRFWQDRKRFGAIAARTNAFKLNEDIVLPLPKLAAFARFAEDYNGEENRYNQRAAVEAVRMYLDTAQPADAEDTDWVKSKASTAVELCEDTHLALSSATHEELAAESLLKEFQEDILELFQGYKKISAEIAELISAVRSRQIILATHMHAGDGNIHVNIPVFSNDLEMMARANKTADDVMEKAVALGGVVSGEHGIGITKMKYFDKEQILALSQYRKKVDPKNVMNPGKLEDPSVPEKVFTPSFNLLGIEAKILQHGSLKELSDKIAKCVRCGKCKADCCTFYPKQNLFYHPRNKNLAVAALIEAILYDAQRTHTGRFRALRHLEEIADHCTICHKCKIPCPVDIDTGEVSILEREILAALKYKRKALPTRMVLAYLKTNAQLPNIIFRKGVLRYGGEAQRLGAKIVGRIREKSPFHIGKASFSPLNPAWVRNLKPMQLLDAPMPSLPKETLRDVLPACGPNQVLLMEPQGEASATVFYFPGCGSERLHSVISRAGIYILLKAGIRVVLPPPYLCCSFPATVNAETLQRDHLHLRNTILFNQTREMLGYLTFDACVVTCGTCKEALEELGTTNIFNCPVRDVSRFVMEKGLEVPKEESLRLYHAPCHDSMEGNAIRLFRETSGETLKDTPHCCSEAGTMALSRTDITNRMRLRKHSTLQRTLKGLDSSEPPVLLTNCPSCIQGLGRNMDLGIIPRHITEELALRIGGLQWEKELKRLLANTDAINI, from the coding sequence ATGAATGTCAATTACCGGGAAATCCCGTACAACTACACTTCCGCCGACGACCGTCAGGTCATCTGCCAGATCCTTGGCAATGATATCTGGCAGGTTCTGGAAAATCTGAGAAGCCAGAGGGTGACAGGCCGATCCGCCCAACTGCTCATGCGCTTTGCAGGCGATCTATTCATTTTGCGTCGCAACCCCTTTGTCTATGAAGATCTCATCAATTCCCGCCGCAGGCAGCAGGAGTTCTTTACCAATGTAAAAAAAGATCTCAAAGCCGTTGCCGAAGCCGCCCTCAATTCCGACGTGCAGATCGTGCTGGATCGCTGCCACACCCGTCTTGAGGAGCTTCAGAAGGAAATCCGCGAGATCAAGGCCCTGAGGCGCAAGGTAAAAAAACGGCTGGCTCCCATAACTGGAGAGGAAAGTATTTATTTTGATCCCTTCAGCCTGAACAGCCACGCCACGGATGCCACGGACTGGCGGCTCTGCCTCCCCTTTGCCGTGATCCGACCTTCCGGGGAAGATCAGATACCAAAGGTACTGGCAGCCATCGGAGACATGGGCATGCACGCCATTCCCAGAGGTGCAGGAACAGGCCTTACTGGCGGGTCTGTTCCCGTACGGGAACGCTGCCTCATGGTAAATACGGAAAAGCTAAACCATATCCACGGCATCGAAGATCAGCCCTTTACCGGAGACGACGGCATTGAAAAGCACATGCCCGTCATACGCCTTGAAGCCGGTGTGGTCACGGAAGCGGCCATGAAGGCTGCGGAAGCCAGAAACCTTGTCTTTGCAACGGATCCCACCTCTGCCTGGGCCTGCACCATAGGCGGCAATATTGCAGAAAACGCAGGGGGCAAAACCGCCGTACTCTGGGGTACGGCCATAGACAACCTTGTTGCCTTTAAAATCGCCATGCCCGACGGCCGTTTTCTGGAAGTACGCCGGACCAACCACCCCATGCGGAAAATTCAGCCTGAAGATGTGGTGGCCTATGCGGTAAAAGACTTAAAAACCATGCACACGGAAGAAATCCGCATCCTGGGCAGCGAAATCCGCAAGCCCGGCCTCTGGAAGGACATCACCAACAAGGCACTGGCAGGGGTTCCCGGTATTCAAAAGGAAGGCTGCGACGGTGTTATCACATCAGCAGAATTCATCCTGTATGAAGCCTATGAGGAAAAAGCCACATGCTGCCTTGAGTTTTTCGGCAAAGACATGGAAGAGGCCAGCCGGGTTATTGTTGCCCTGTCCGAGACCTTTGAAAACAGGGGCGAAGAAGCCCTGATGGCTCTGGAACATTTTGATGATGAATACATAAAAGCCATTGGATACAAGGTAAAAGCTGCGCGCAGTGAAATTCCCAAAGCCGTACTGCTGGTGGATATGGTAGCCCACAGTCCGGAACAGCTGGAGCGGGGAAAAGAAAACCTGGCCCAGCTCCTTGGGCCTTATCCCAACACGGAAATCTTCTTTGCCAAAGACAAGGCAGAATCCACACGCTTCTGGCAGGACCGTAAGCGCTTTGGAGCCATTGCGGCCCGCACCAATGCCTTCAAGCTCAATGAGGATATTGTGCTGCCCCTGCCAAAGCTGGCCGCCTTTGCCCGCTTTGCCGAAGACTACAATGGCGAGGAAAACCGCTACAATCAGCGGGCTGCCGTGGAAGCCGTACGCATGTATCTGGACACAGCCCAGCCTGCCGATGCAGAAGACACAGACTGGGTAAAAAGCAAGGCATCCACTGCCGTAGAGCTCTGCGAAGACACCCATCTGGCCTTAAGCTCTGCCACCCATGAAGAACTGGCCGCCGAAAGCCTGCTCAAGGAGTTTCAGGAAGATATCCTTGAGCTCTTCCAGGGCTATAAAAAAATATCCGCAGAAATTGCAGAACTCATTTCTGCTGTCAGGTCAAGACAGATCATCCTTGCCACCCACATGCATGCCGGAGACGGGAATATCCATGTCAACATTCCCGTATTTTCCAATGATCTGGAGATGATGGCCAGGGCCAACAAAACCGCCGATGATGTAATGGAAAAGGCCGTGGCCCTTGGTGGCGTTGTTTCAGGGGAGCACGGCATCGGTATTACAAAGATGAAGTACTTTGATAAGGAGCAGATCCTTGCCCTGAGCCAGTACCGCAAAAAAGTGGACCCCAAAAATGTCATGAACCCCGGCAAACTGGAGGACCCTTCCGTTCCTGAAAAAGTATTTACCCCCTCCTTCAACCTTCTGGGCATTGAGGCTAAAATTCTGCAACACGGCTCCCTAAAGGAGCTTTCCGATAAAATCGCCAAATGCGTACGCTGTGGCAAATGCAAGGCAGACTGCTGCACCTTTTATCCCAAGCAGAATCTTTTCTACCATCCAAGAAACAAAAACCTCGCCGTGGCTGCCCTCATCGAGGCCATCCTCTATGATGCCCAGCGAACCCACACGGGCCGTTTCCGCGCGCTGCGGCATCTGGAAGAAATTGCAGACCACTGCACCATCTGCCACAAATGCAAAATTCCCTGTCCTGTGGACATAGACACAGGCGAGGTTTCCATACTGGAAAGGGAAATTCTGGCAGCCCTCAAATACAAAAGAAAAGCACTGCCCACCCGCATGGTACTGGCTTACCTTAAAACCAATGCCCAGCTTCCCAACATCATCTTCCGTAAGGGTGTGCTGCGTTACGGCGGAGAAGCCCAACGCTTAGGCGCTAAAATAGTTGGCCGTATCCGGGAAAAAAGCCCCTTCCATATAGGAAAAGCAAGCTTTTCTCCCCTGAATCCAGCATGGGTGAGAAATCTTAAACCCATGCAGCTGCTGGATGCACCCATGCCATCTTTACCAAAAGAGACATTGCGTGATGTGCTGCCCGCCTGCGGTCCCAATCAGGTACTGCTCATGGAACCCCAGGGAGAAGCCAGTGCCACGGTATTCTACTTCCCCGGCTGCGGTTCAGAGAGACTGCACAGTGTCATCAGCCGTGCAGGCATTTATATTCTGCTCAAGGCCGGGATCCGGGTGGTTCTGCCGCCGCCCTACCTCTGCTGCAGTTTTCCTGCCACAGTCAATGCGGAAACCCTACAGCGGGATCATCTGCATCTGCGCAATACTATTTTATTCAACCAGACAAGGGAAATGCTGGGTTATCTGACCTTTGACGCCTGTGTGGTTACCTGCGGCACCTGCAAAGAAGCCCTGGAAGAACTGGGAACGACAAATATATTTAACTGCCCCGTAAGGGATGTTTCCCGCTTTGTCATGGAAAAGGGCCTTGAGGTTCCAAAGGAAGAGAGTCTCCGGCTTTACCATGCCCCCTGCCATGATTCCATGGAAGGAAACGCCATCCGGCTTTTCCGGGAAACCAGTGGTGAAACCCTGAAAGACACCCCCCACTGCTGTTCTGAGGCAGGCACCATGGCTTTAAGCCGTACGGACATCACCAACCGCATGCGGCTGCGAAAGCATTCGACCCTGCAAAGAACACTTAAGGGGCTGGACAGCAGTGAGCCTCCCGTGCTACTTACAAACTG
- the tssB gene encoding type VI secretion system contractile sheath small subunit, translated as MAIQDEIPKSRLTLRYRTEINGQPEDVQLPLRLLVTGDYSLGSSKDRKVDLDERQLRNMDGRNTDAVMKDMGIKLSFTVPNRIDPEKEEDMQVEIPIEGMRGFSPEQVAQKIPRIKGLLTLKGLLEEVNSNIDNRKEFRRLLSDLVSNPDALSKMQEELKAFDSFKLPDNSSTPAG; from the coding sequence ATGGCAATTCAGGATGAAATTCCCAAATCACGTCTGACACTCAGGTACAGAACGGAAATCAACGGGCAGCCCGAGGATGTGCAGTTGCCACTAAGGCTGCTGGTCACAGGGGATTATTCCCTGGGCAGTTCCAAGGACCGCAAGGTAGACCTTGATGAACGTCAGCTTCGGAACATGGACGGCAGAAACACCGATGCGGTTATGAAGGATATGGGGATAAAGTTGAGCTTTACGGTTCCCAACCGTATTGATCCGGAAAAAGAAGAGGATATGCAGGTGGAAATTCCCATTGAAGGCATGCGGGGCTTTTCTCCTGAGCAGGTGGCCCAGAAAATACCCAGGATCAAAGGGCTTTTAACCTTGAAGGGGCTGCTTGAGGAGGTGAATTCCAACATTGACAACCGAAAGGAATTCAGAAGGCTTCTCAGTGATCTTGTCAGCAATCCGGATGCCCTTTCCAAAATGCAGGAGGAGCTGAAGGCCTTTGACAGCTTTAAGCTTCCCGACAATTCTTCCACACCTGCGGGTTAA